From one Rhodamnia argentea isolate NSW1041297 chromosome 1, ASM2092103v1, whole genome shotgun sequence genomic stretch:
- the LOC115743841 gene encoding probable aldo-keto reductase 1 isoform X1 codes for MAEHRGVRIPRVKLGTQGLEVSKLGFGCMGLSGAYNDPVPEEVGISIITNAFAKGITFFDTSDIYGPKINEILVGKALKKLPREEVQLATKFGIVTIEAGGAMVVSGTPEYVRACCESSLERLGVEYIDLYYVHRIDTSVPIEDTMGELKKLVEEGKIKYIGLSEASPDTIRRAHAVHPITALQMEWSLWTREIEQEIVPLCRELGIGIVPFSPLGCGFFGGKGVTETLPANSALGNFPRFQAGNLDKNKVLYARMEKLARKHDCTPVQLALSWVLHRGEDVVPIPGTTKIKNLDKNIGSLRVKLTEDDVKEISDAVPIEDIAGERSNENYVRYSWKYANTPPRDGKLPAYQASI; via the exons ATGGCCGAGCATCGAGGGGTTCGGATTCCGCGAGTGAAACTCGGAACTCAGGGTCTTGAG GTTTCGAAGTTGGGTTTTGGCTGCATGGGACTCTCGGGTGCATACAATGATCCTGTCCCGGAGGAAGTCGGCATATCGATCATCACCAATGCGTTCGCCAAGGGGATAACATTCTTTGACACGTCGGACATATATGGACCCAAAATCAATGAGATTCTCGTTGGAAAG GCATTGAAGAAGTTGCCGCGGGAGGAAGTGCAGCTAGCCACCAAATTCGGTATCGTGACAATCGAAGCAGGCGGTGCAATGGTGGTCAGTGGGACGCCTGAATACGTCCGCGCGTGTTGTGAGTCGAGCCTCGAGCGCCTTGGCGTCGAATACATTGACCTCTATTACGTGCATCGGATTGACACATCCGTCCCCATAGAGGATACT ATGGGGGAACTGAAGAAGTTGGTGGAAGAGGGAAAAATCAAGTACATCGGCTTGTCGGAGGCCAGCCCCGACACCATACGGAGAGCACACGCGGTTCATCCCATCACGGCCTTACAGATGGAATGGTCGCTCTGGACTCGCGAAATTGAGCAAGAAATCGTCCCGCTCTGCAG GGAGCTCGGAATCGGCATCGTTCCATTTAGCCCTCTTGGTTGCGGGTTCTTTGGTGGCAAGGGAGTCACAGAAACTCTGCCTGCAAATAGTGCTCTG GGAAATTTTCCTAGGTTTCAAGCAGGGAATTTGGACAAAAACAAGGTTCTTTATGCTCGAATGGAGAAGTTAGCTAGAAAGCACGACTGCACCCCTGTACAGCTTGCACTCTCGTGGGTTCTCCATCGAGGAGAAGATGTTGTGCCGATCCCTG GAACGACGAAAATCAAGAATCTCGATAAAAACATTGGTTCCTTGAGAGTGAAGCTGACGGAGGACGACGTGAAAGAGATCTCGGATGCTGTCCCGATTGAAGACATTGCCGGCGAAAGGAGCAATGAGAACTATGTACGCTACTCGTGGAAGTATGCGAACACGCCCCCGAGAGATGGGAAACTGCCGGCTTATCAGGCTTCCATTTGA